The genomic interval ATGTTGTTGCAAAATGAACTCAAAGATGACATCTCTGAATTAAAAAAGAGAGCAGCCTCTTTAAGAGGTTATCTTTGATGTTGATAGACTCAAGACCAAACTATCCGAAATAGAGAGAGCTATATCATCTGAAGATATATGGTCTTATCCAGAAAAACTAAAAGGTCTTCAAAAAGAAAAATCTGATATAGAACAAACCCTTTTACCATTAGAAAATGCAATAAATAGAATTAATTATATTGAAGGGTCTATTGCCATTCTAAATGAAGATGAAGGTGATATTTTCTTTGAAGAGATCAAGAGAGAAATTGATGAACTCAAAAAAAATCTGGAAGATATAGAATTAAAACTACTTCTTTCAGGAGAAGTTGATAAGAATGATGCAATAGTAACAATTCATCCGGGTGCCGGAGGCACAGAAAGCCAGGATTGGGCTCAAATGCTAATGAGAATGTACCTGAGATGGGCTGAAACACATGGCTATAAGACAGAGATAGTTGACTTACAGATAGGTGATGAGGCTGGAATTAAAGATGTAACTTTTACAGTAAAAGGACCTTATGCTTATGGCTATCTTAAGGCAGAGGCTGGCATACACAGACTTGTGAGAATATCTCCATTTGATGCAAACAAAAGGAGGCATACATCTTTTTCTGCTGTACTCGTATATCCTGAGATAGAGGATGATATAAAGATAGATATTAGGGATGAGGATCTAAAGATAGATACTTTCAGGGCATCAGGCGCTGGCGGACAGCATGTAAATAAGGTATCATCTGCTGTAAGGATTACTCATATCCCTACAGGGATAATTGTTTCCTGTCAAAGTGAAAGGTCTCAACATAGAAATAAAGAAGTTGCAATGAAGATATTAAAATCAAGACTCTATGACATGTCTCTTAAAGAAAGAGAAAGAAAGATGGAGGGGATTGTTGGTGATAAAAAAGAAATATCATGGGGAAATCAGATAAGGTCTTATGTGCTTCAGCCTTACAGGCTTGTCAAAGATCATAGGACTAATATTGAGATTGGAAATGTAGATGCTGTTTTAGATGGAGACAT from Dissulfurispira thermophila carries:
- the prfB gene encoding peptide chain release factor 2 (programmed frameshift), encoding MLLQNELKDDISELKKRAASLRGYLDVDRLKTKLSEIERAISSEDIWSYPEKLKGLQKEKSDIEQTLLPLENAINRINYIEGSIAILNEDEGDIFFEEIKREIDELKKNLEDIELKLLLSGEVDKNDAIVTIHPGAGGTESQDWAQMLMRMYLRWAETHGYKTEIVDLQIGDEAGIKDVTFTVKGPYAYGYLKAEAGIHRLVRISPFDANKRRHTSFSAVLVYPEIEDDIKIDIRDEDLKIDTFRASGAGGQHVNKVSSAVRITHIPTGIIVSCQSERSQHRNKEVAMKILKSRLYDMSLKERERKMEGIVGDKKEISWGNQIRSYVLQPYRLVKDHRTNIEIGNVDAVLDGDIDVFINGYLKKIK